In Puniceicoccus vermicola, the DNA window CTACGACCATGCCGCCAAACCATCCAATGAAAATGGAAAACATGGTCAGCGGCGGGGTGATTAGAAATGCGGCGACCAAACGGGGCATGACGAGAATTTTCTCGGGAGAAATATTCATCGTCTGAAGGGCATCAATCTCCTGATACACTTTCATCGAGGCCAACTCGGCCGTGGTCGCAGATCCGACCCGGCCCGATAGGAGGAAGGCGGTCATCACTGGCGCCAATTCCCGGCAAAGCGAAAGCCCCACAATCGAACCGATAAACGACTGGGCTCCGACTTGCTGCAACGCAAAGCCGGTTTGCAGAGCCAGAACTGCCCCGATGAAGAAACTCAGAATCGCCACGATCGGGAAGGTCTTGTACCCCATCTCGAAGCAATACAACAAGACTCGGTTCAACTGCCGTGGCAGTGCAGGAAGATACCGCAACGCCGTCCCCAAGAGAACGACA includes these proteins:
- a CDS encoding MlaE family ABC transporter permease, whose translation is MIKRAKGYLDDVGYHVVLLGTALRYLPALPRQLNRVLLYCFEMGYKTFPIVAILSFFIGAVLALQTGFALQQVGAQSFIGSIVGLSLCRELAPVMTAFLLSGRVGSATTAELASMKVYQEIDALQTMNISPEKILVMPRLVAAFLITPPLTMFSIFIGWFGGMVVAKYVNFISLSPTIYWRGMLDFLTREDVTDGLIKGQIFGFFVILIACAQGLNTSGGPREIGFSVTRSVVISMIFILFTDYFITQALL